In Halosegnis marinus, one genomic interval encodes:
- a CDS encoding sulfurtransferase, with protein sequence MSDYAKDVLVSADWVEGHLDEFQSDDPAHRLVEVDVDTEAYDDAHAPGAIGFNWETQLQDQTTRDVLTKDEFEDLLGSHGITEDSTVVLYGDNSNWFAAYTYWQFKYYGHDDVKLMDGGREYWVENDYPTTDEVPSFPEQEYTASGPRESIRAYREDVENAVERGIPLVDVRSPEEFSGEILAPPGLQETAQRGGHIPGARNISWAAVTNDDGTFKTYDEIRDLYAEEGIDGEGTTVAYCRIGERSSVAWFALHELLGYEDTVNYDGSWTEWGNLVGAPVETGSAE encoded by the coding sequence ATGAGCGATTACGCGAAGGACGTGCTCGTCTCCGCCGACTGGGTGGAGGGGCACCTCGACGAGTTCCAGAGCGACGACCCGGCCCACCGACTGGTGGAGGTGGACGTCGACACCGAGGCGTACGACGACGCCCACGCGCCCGGCGCCATCGGCTTCAACTGGGAGACGCAACTGCAGGACCAGACGACCCGCGACGTCCTCACCAAGGACGAGTTCGAGGACCTGCTCGGGAGCCACGGCATCACCGAGGACTCCACCGTGGTGCTGTACGGCGACAACTCGAACTGGTTCGCCGCCTACACTTACTGGCAGTTCAAGTACTACGGCCACGACGACGTGAAGCTCATGGACGGCGGCCGCGAGTACTGGGTGGAGAACGACTACCCGACGACCGACGAGGTCCCGTCGTTCCCCGAACAGGAGTACACGGCCTCCGGCCCGCGCGAGTCCATCCGCGCGTATCGCGAGGACGTCGAGAACGCCGTCGAGCGCGGCATCCCGCTCGTCGACGTGCGCTCGCCCGAGGAGTTCTCCGGCGAGATACTCGCGCCCCCGGGACTCCAGGAGACGGCCCAGCGCGGCGGCCACATCCCCGGCGCGCGCAACATCTCGTGGGCGGCCGTCACGAACGACGACGGCACCTTCAAGACGTACGACGAGATCCGTGACCTCTACGCCGAGGAGGGCATCGACGGCGAGGGGACCACGGTCGCCTACTGCCGCATCGGCGAGCGCTCCTCCGTCGCGTGGTTCGCGCTCCACGAACTGCTCGGCTACGAGGACACCGTCAACTACGACGGGTCCTGGACCGAGTGGGGCAACCTCGTCGGCGCGCCCGTCGAAACCGGCTCCGCCGAGTAA
- the ilvA gene encoding threonine ammonia-lyase, which produces MLDVAAVLEARQRVMEVARRTPLDYSYTFSDRTGAEVHLKLENLQRTGSFKIRGATNRIAHLTDEERAAGVVTASAGNHAQGVALAASRAGVDAKIVMPEYAPVSKVEATKAYGAEVVLHGVDYDEAQGRAHELEREEGRTYVHAFDDEHVMAGQGTLGLEIVEDCPDVDTVVVPVGGGGLISGIATAVKANNPDTRVVGVQAEGASAMAQSLRKGEVVDTDEVDTIADGIAVGHPGSLTFEVVRERVDDIVTVSDAAIARTVVDLLERSKTLVEGAGAIALAAVVEEAFEYEEGEVVVPALCGGNIDLNVLRNVITRGLVEDGRYLKVKTTLKDRPGALENLIEIIADARANIYGIQHERTSLDMSLGGVEVELDLETRGHEHVAQLIAELEAHGYEVEVLV; this is translated from the coding sequence ATGCTCGACGTCGCCGCGGTGCTGGAGGCGCGCCAGCGCGTGATGGAGGTCGCGCGCCGCACGCCGCTCGACTACTCGTACACCTTCTCCGACCGGACCGGGGCGGAGGTCCACCTGAAACTGGAGAACCTCCAGCGCACCGGCTCGTTCAAGATACGCGGCGCGACCAACCGCATCGCCCACCTCACCGACGAGGAGCGCGCCGCCGGCGTCGTCACCGCCAGCGCCGGCAACCACGCGCAGGGGGTCGCGCTCGCGGCCTCGCGGGCCGGCGTCGACGCGAAGATCGTGATGCCGGAGTACGCGCCCGTCTCGAAGGTGGAGGCGACGAAGGCGTACGGCGCGGAGGTCGTCCTCCACGGCGTGGACTACGACGAGGCACAGGGGCGGGCCCACGAACTCGAACGCGAGGAGGGGCGCACCTACGTCCACGCGTTCGACGACGAGCACGTGATGGCCGGACAGGGGACGCTCGGCCTCGAGATCGTCGAGGACTGTCCCGACGTGGACACCGTCGTCGTCCCCGTCGGCGGCGGGGGCCTCATCTCCGGCATCGCCACCGCCGTGAAGGCGAACAACCCCGACACGCGCGTCGTCGGCGTGCAGGCCGAGGGCGCGTCCGCGATGGCCCAGTCGCTCCGCAAGGGCGAGGTCGTCGACACCGACGAGGTGGACACCATCGCGGACGGCATCGCCGTCGGTCACCCCGGGAGCCTCACCTTCGAGGTGGTCCGCGAGCGCGTGGACGACATCGTCACCGTCAGCGACGCGGCCATCGCCCGCACCGTCGTGGACCTGCTCGAACGCTCCAAGACGCTCGTGGAGGGAGCCGGCGCCATCGCGCTCGCCGCCGTGGTCGAGGAGGCCTTCGAGTACGAGGAGGGCGAGGTCGTCGTTCCCGCGCTGTGCGGCGGGAACATCGACCTGAACGTCCTCCGGAACGTCATCACCCGCGGGCTGGTCGAGGACGGCCGCTACCTCAAGGTGAAGACCACGCTCAAGGACCGCCCCGGCGCGCTGGAGAACCTCATCGAGATCATCGCCGACGCGCGCGCCAACATCTACGGTATCCAGCACGAGCGCACCTCCCTCGACATGAGCCTCGGCGGCGTCGAGGTCGAACTCGACCTGGAGACGCGCGGCCACGAACACGTCGCGCAGTTGATAGCGGAACTGGAGGCGCACGGCTACGAGGTCGAGGTGCTCGTCTAG
- a CDS encoding GNAT family N-acetyltransferase, with the protein MDRSVFLRDDRVALCPVETDDAAFLARVVNDPEVRAGIGTTTPFARHDEREWIEEGEGTHLLVTADGERVGLIGYEPVEEPWGVAELGYFLDPGAWGNGYATAAVELVTTHAFRERRYEKVVAGVYATNPASARVLEKAGFEREAVLEREAFRDGERVDLHRYALFADR; encoded by the coding sequence ATGGACCGTTCGGTGTTCCTCCGGGACGACCGCGTCGCGCTGTGTCCCGTCGAGACGGACGACGCCGCCTTCCTCGCGCGCGTCGTGAACGACCCCGAGGTGCGCGCCGGCATCGGCACGACGACCCCCTTCGCGCGCCACGACGAGCGCGAATGGATAGAGGAGGGCGAGGGAACCCACCTGCTCGTCACCGCCGACGGGGAGCGCGTCGGCCTCATCGGCTACGAACCGGTCGAGGAGCCGTGGGGCGTCGCCGAACTCGGCTACTTCCTCGACCCGGGCGCGTGGGGCAACGGCTACGCCACCGCCGCGGTCGAACTCGTCACGACGCACGCGTTCCGCGAGCGCCGCTACGAGAAGGTCGTCGCGGGCGTCTACGCGACGAATCCCGCCAGCGCGCGGGTACTGGAGAAGGCCGGCTTCGAGCGGGAGGCCGTCCTCGAACGCGAGGCGTTCCGCGACGGCGAGCGCGTGGACCTCCACCGCTACGCGCTGTTCGCCGACCGGTAG
- the thsB gene encoding thermosome subunit beta yields MIILGEDSQRMKDKDAQGHNISAARAVAEAVRSTLGPKGMDKMLVSSMGDVTVTNDGVTILQEMDIDNPTASMIVEVAETQEDEAGDGTTTAVALAGELLKNAEDLLEQDIHPTAVIKGFHLASEKAREEIDDLATRVEPDDEELLRKVAETSMTGKGAELNKELLANLIVDAVNGVTVEADDGSHVVDLEYINIETQTGRSAGESELLNGAVIDKDPVHDDMPTDLEDARVLLTNEPIELDETDVDAELQLDSPDQLQAFLDSEEEQLRAKVDAIADSGADVVFCQKGIDDMAQHYLAKKGILAVRRTKKSDIKFLKEVTGASVVSDLDDIDATALGTADISRDDADELFYVEGDDAHGVTLLLRGSTEHVVDELERGIGDALDVVATTVSDGRVLAGGGAIEVELAKRLRDYADGVEGREQLAVEAFADSLELIPRVLADNSGLDAIDTLVDLRAAHADGQEHAGLDVFTGDVVDTYEAGVVEPAHAKEQALSSATEAANLVLKIDDIIAAGDLSTEGEEDEGGAPGGMGGGMGGMGGMGGMM; encoded by the coding sequence ATGATCATTCTCGGCGAGGACTCCCAGCGCATGAAGGACAAGGACGCGCAGGGACACAACATCTCCGCGGCGCGGGCGGTCGCGGAGGCGGTACGCTCGACGCTGGGGCCGAAGGGCATGGACAAGATGCTCGTCTCCTCGATGGGTGACGTCACGGTCACGAACGACGGCGTGACCATCCTCCAGGAGATGGACATCGACAACCCCACGGCCTCGATGATCGTCGAGGTCGCGGAGACACAGGAGGACGAGGCCGGCGACGGCACGACCACGGCGGTCGCGCTCGCGGGCGAGCTCCTGAAGAACGCCGAGGACCTCCTCGAACAGGACATCCACCCCACGGCGGTCATCAAGGGGTTCCACCTCGCGAGCGAGAAGGCGCGCGAGGAAATCGACGACCTCGCGACGCGGGTCGAGCCGGACGACGAGGAGCTGCTCCGTAAGGTCGCGGAGACCTCCATGACCGGCAAAGGGGCCGAGCTCAACAAGGAGCTGCTCGCGAACCTCATCGTGGACGCCGTCAACGGCGTCACCGTCGAGGCGGACGACGGCAGCCACGTCGTGGACCTGGAGTACATCAACATCGAGACGCAGACGGGCCGCTCGGCCGGCGAGTCCGAGCTGCTCAACGGCGCGGTCATCGACAAGGACCCGGTCCACGACGACATGCCGACCGACCTCGAGGACGCGCGCGTCCTGCTGACGAACGAGCCCATCGAGCTGGACGAGACGGACGTCGACGCCGAGCTCCAGCTCGACTCGCCCGACCAGCTCCAGGCGTTCCTCGACAGCGAGGAGGAGCAGCTGCGCGCGAAGGTCGATGCCATCGCCGACTCCGGCGCCGACGTCGTCTTCTGCCAGAAGGGCATCGACGACATGGCCCAGCACTACCTCGCGAAGAAGGGCATCCTCGCGGTCCGCCGGACGAAGAAGTCCGACATCAAGTTCCTGAAGGAGGTCACGGGCGCGTCCGTCGTCTCCGACCTCGACGACATCGACGCGACGGCGCTCGGCACGGCCGACATCAGCCGCGACGACGCCGACGAGCTGTTCTACGTCGAGGGCGACGACGCCCACGGCGTCACCCTGCTGCTGCGCGGCTCCACCGAGCACGTCGTCGACGAGCTCGAGCGCGGCATCGGCGACGCGCTCGACGTGGTCGCGACGACCGTCTCCGACGGCCGCGTCCTCGCGGGCGGCGGCGCCATCGAGGTCGAGCTCGCCAAGCGCCTCCGCGACTACGCCGACGGCGTCGAGGGGCGCGAACAGCTCGCCGTCGAGGCGTTCGCGGACTCGCTCGAACTCATCCCGCGCGTCCTCGCGGACAACTCCGGGCTGGACGCCATCGACACGCTCGTCGACCTGCGCGCCGCGCACGCCGACGGGCAGGAGCACGCCGGCCTCGACGTGTTCACCGGCGACGTGGTCGACACCTACGAGGCGGGCGTCGTCGAGCCGGCCCACGCGAAGGAGCAGGCGCTCTCCTCCGCCACCGAGGCCGCGAACCTGGTGCTCAAGATCGACGACATCATCGCCGCGGGCGACCTCTCCACCGAGGGCGAGGAGGACGAGGGCGGCGCCCCCGGCGGGATGGGCGGCGGCATGGGCGGCATGGGCGGTATGGGCGGCATGATGTAG
- a CDS encoding DUF7383 domain-containing protein encodes MSRRTVHALVEFGELLGPHEEALDVPWAEFAGDRSSEVVFEVGTDDAADAYLQIQAYDVGTYDHEVLLNGEPLSGFDLPPADGWQSWTDAVTGAELREGENTLRVRRDEESRDAFVVGSVVVNWTEPV; translated from the coding sequence ATGAGCAGACGCACGGTCCACGCGCTCGTCGAGTTCGGCGAACTGCTGGGGCCGCACGAGGAGGCGCTCGACGTGCCGTGGGCCGAGTTCGCCGGCGACCGGTCGAGCGAGGTCGTCTTCGAGGTCGGAACCGACGACGCGGCCGACGCCTACCTCCAGATACAGGCGTACGACGTGGGCACCTACGACCACGAGGTGCTCCTCAACGGGGAGCCGCTGTCCGGGTTCGACCTCCCGCCCGCCGACGGGTGGCAGTCGTGGACCGACGCGGTCACCGGCGCGGAACTGCGCGAGGGCGAGAACACGCTCCGGGTGCGCCGCGACGAGGAGAGCCGCGACGCGTTCGTCGTCGGGTCGGTCGTGGTGAACTGGACCGAACCCGTATAA
- a CDS encoding Rid family detoxifying hydrolase, whose amino-acid sequence MKETVHTDDAPAAVGAYSQATTNGDLVFTAGQIPLTPDGDLRADAPVSEQTELALSNLEAVLAEAGAGLGDVLKTTVFLADIDDFEEMNATYAEFFDAEPPARSAVQAGALPKGVAVEIEAVASVE is encoded by the coding sequence ATGAAGGAGACGGTCCACACCGACGACGCGCCCGCGGCCGTCGGCGCGTACAGCCAGGCGACGACGAACGGCGACCTCGTGTTCACCGCCGGGCAGATACCCCTCACGCCGGACGGCGACCTGCGCGCGGACGCTCCCGTGTCCGAGCAGACGGAGCTCGCGCTCTCGAACCTGGAGGCCGTGCTCGCGGAGGCGGGTGCGGGGCTCGGAGACGTGCTCAAGACCACCGTCTTCCTGGCGGACATCGACGACTTCGAGGAGATGAACGCGACCTACGCCGAGTTCTTCGACGCGGAGCCGCCGGCGCGCTCGGCGGTGCAGGCGGGGGCGCTCCCGAAGGGCGTCGCCGTCGAGATAGAGGCCGTCGCGTCCGTCGAGTAG
- a CDS encoding MutS-related protein produces MELESVPGVGAKTAERLRELDDPEGALERGDVAAIARAPGVSEGRAARIARGAIRARHGDDTDVLATDRARELYRDALGLVQERAVTDYAARRLETFYPSASADRIAEAHEFTERAVERDPDEEVLAALDGVAPLDEPRDVRVRDRCLATTDAETFSKARAEFPELSVELVEDARGLADLARGYATVVALDEAFTGVEVEGDVRVEPTAFDDPVSVVPERALAFFARNRDRVRAAARVHAAAGLDAPLDVDAVDDALARLTEDGTVADDDELDRLTVAVDDLDAAVSMAESVANDRLREAIEERDVTIEGADLLSLVERGAGVDSLLDRELADEYADAVAAARDHLVDALSLSDHETLARTAFPDDPTFPVEADDRVTSKLREQLSAARDRRAARLKRDLAERLADLRGPAADLVDAALELDVELAVARFARDFACTMPTFEGRGFEIEGGRSPLLDVPFAEAEPVDYGVEGVAVLSGVNSGGKTSTLDLVGLVAVLAQMGLPVPAESARVERFEAVHYQAKSQGTLDAGAFEATLREFGALATGDAKRLVLVDELESITEPGASALIIAGILEALADSDSTAVFVSHLAGEIRDAAGIDVTVDGIEAVGLEDGELVVNRSPRKDHLARSTPELIVEKLAEADEGEADFYRDLLAKF; encoded by the coding sequence ATGGAGTTGGAGTCGGTGCCCGGCGTCGGCGCGAAGACGGCGGAGCGCCTCCGCGAACTCGACGACCCGGAGGGGGCGCTCGAACGCGGGGACGTGGCGGCCATCGCCCGCGCGCCCGGCGTCTCCGAGGGTCGGGCGGCCCGCATCGCCCGCGGGGCCATCCGCGCGCGCCACGGCGACGACACGGACGTCCTCGCCACCGACCGGGCGCGGGAACTGTACCGCGACGCGCTCGGCCTCGTGCAGGAGCGGGCCGTCACCGATTACGCGGCGCGGCGGCTGGAGACGTTCTACCCCTCGGCGAGCGCCGACCGCATCGCCGAGGCCCACGAGTTCACGGAGCGGGCCGTCGAGCGCGACCCCGACGAGGAGGTGCTCGCGGCCCTCGACGGAGTCGCCCCCCTCGACGAGCCGCGGGACGTGCGCGTGCGCGACCGCTGTCTGGCGACGACGGACGCCGAGACGTTCTCGAAGGCGCGCGCCGAGTTCCCCGAACTCTCCGTCGAACTCGTGGAGGACGCCCGCGGGCTGGCGGACCTCGCGCGCGGCTACGCTACGGTCGTCGCGCTGGACGAGGCCTTTACGGGGGTCGAGGTGGAGGGCGACGTGCGCGTCGAGCCGACCGCCTTCGACGACCCCGTCTCCGTGGTGCCGGAGCGGGCGCTCGCCTTCTTCGCGCGCAACCGCGACCGGGTGCGCGCCGCCGCCCGCGTCCACGCGGCCGCCGGGCTCGACGCCCCGCTCGACGTGGACGCCGTGGACGACGCGCTCGCCAGACTGACCGAGGACGGCACCGTCGCGGACGACGACGAACTCGACCGCCTCACCGTGGCCGTGGACGACCTCGACGCCGCGGTGTCGATGGCCGAGAGCGTCGCCAACGACCGCCTCCGTGAGGCCATCGAGGAGCGCGACGTGACCATCGAGGGCGCGGACCTGCTCTCGCTCGTGGAGCGGGGCGCGGGCGTCGACTCGCTGCTCGACCGCGAACTCGCCGACGAGTACGCCGACGCCGTCGCGGCCGCCCGCGACCACCTCGTGGACGCGCTCTCGCTGTCGGACCACGAGACGCTCGCGCGCACCGCCTTCCCCGACGACCCCACGTTTCCCGTGGAGGCGGACGACCGCGTGACCTCGAAGCTCCGCGAACAGCTCTCGGCGGCGCGGGACCGCCGGGCAGCCCGGCTGAAGCGCGACCTCGCCGAACGGCTCGCGGACCTCCGGGGGCCGGCCGCCGACCTCGTGGACGCCGCGCTCGAACTCGACGTGGAACTCGCGGTCGCGCGCTTCGCCCGCGACTTCGCGTGTACGATGCCGACGTTCGAGGGGCGCGGCTTCGAAATCGAGGGCGGACGCTCGCCGCTGCTCGACGTGCCCTTCGCCGAGGCCGAGCCGGTCGACTACGGGGTCGAGGGGGTCGCCGTCCTCTCGGGCGTCAATTCGGGGGGGAAGACCTCGACGCTCGACCTCGTCGGCCTCGTCGCCGTCCTCGCGCAGATGGGCCTGCCCGTCCCCGCCGAGTCGGCCCGCGTCGAGCGGTTCGAGGCGGTTCACTACCAGGCGAAGTCGCAGGGCACCCTCGACGCGGGCGCGTTCGAGGCGACGCTCCGGGAGTTCGGGGCGCTGGCGACGGGCGACGCGAAGCGGCTGGTGCTGGTGGACGAACTCGAATCCATCACCGAACCGGGCGCGTCGGCGCTCATCATCGCCGGCATCCTGGAGGCGCTCGCGGACTCCGACTCCACGGCCGTCTTCGTCTCGCACCTCGCCGGCGAGATACGCGACGCCGCGGGCATCGACGTGACCGTGGACGGCATCGAGGCCGTCGGCCTGGAGGACGGCGAACTCGTCGTGAACCGCTCGCCCCGGAAGGACCACCTCGCGCGCTCGACGCCCGAGTTAATCGTCGAGAAACTCGCCGAGGCCGACGAGGGCGAGGCGGACTTCTACCGCGACCTGCTCGCGAAGTTCTGA